In one window of Vanessa atalanta chromosome 10, ilVanAtal1.2, whole genome shotgun sequence DNA:
- the LOC125066703 gene encoding cathepsin L-like — translation MRSLALLLVVVAVVGAESIVELISEEWDAFKHKHQKSYENETEEQFRMKIYAQNKLKMEEHNRRFESGQVTYRVGVNKYADMMHHEFVHTMNGFNSSAKVNTGLKGSEFVPLANVQMPYEMDWRSYGAVTNVKDQGQCDSCWAFSTTGSVEGQHFRSNGYLESLSEQNLVDCSGPYGNYGCEGGFMGNAFRYIIDNGGIDTENSYPYEAVDDICRFDPASVGATITGYVDLPSGDEETLQQAVGTVGPISIAIDDSQESFQFYADGVYYDENCSSDNINHAMLAVGYGMDQNGGNYWLVKNSWGTTWGDLGYIKMARNQRNHCGIATYASYPLV, via the exons ATGAGGAGCCTGGCTTTGCTGTTGGTGGTGGTGGCGGTGGTCGGTGCCGAAAGCATCGTTGAACTCATCAGCGAAGAATGGGACGCCTtcaag CACAAACACCAGAAATCGTACGAAAACGAGACCGAGGAACAGTTCCGTATGAAAATCTACGCTCAGAACAAGCTTAAGATGGAGGAGCACAACCGGCGCTTTGAGAGCGGCCAGGTGACGTACCGCGTCGGAGTCAACAAGTACGCGGACATGATGCACCACGAGTTCGTGCACACCATGAACGGGTTCAACAGCAGCGCCAA AGTCAACACCGGACTAAAGGGATCCGAGTTCGTGCCGCTCGCCAACGTGCAGATGCCGTATGAGATGGACTGGCGCTCTTATGGTGCAGTCACCAATGTTAAGGACCAGGGCCAATGTGACTCCTGCTGGGCCTTCAGTACT ACGGGTTCAGTGGAGGGGCAGCATTTCCGCAGTAATGGCTACCTCGAGTCGCTGTCGGAGCAGAACCTGGTAGACTGTTCGGGCCCGTACGGGAACTATGGCTGCGAAGGTGGTTTCATGGGCAACGCCTTCAGGTACATTATCGATAACGGAGGCATCGACACGGAGAACAGCTACCCCTACGAGGCCGTCGATGACATCTGCAG GTTCGACCCCGCAAGCGTGGGCGCTACAATCACGGGCTACGTGGACCTGCCGAGCGGTGACGAGGAAACACTGCAGCAGGCTGTGGGCACCGTGGGACCCATCTCAATCGCTATCGACGACAGCCAAGAGTCCTTCCAGTTCTACGCTGACGGAGTCTACTACGACGAGAACTGCTCAAGCGACAACATCAACCACGCG ATGCTGGCGGTGGGATATGGCATGGACCAAAACGGTGGCAACTACTGGCTCGTAAAGAACTCATGGGGAACCACGTGGGGGGATCTCGGCTACATCAAAATGGCGCGCAACCAACGCAACCACTGCGGCATCGCCACGTACGCCTCCTACCCGCTCGTCTGA